In the genome of Mesosutterella faecium, the window GGCCCCGCCGGGCGATGTAGCGCGGAGCGGCCAGCGGCATCGTGAACCCCGTCATCGCCGGGTAGACGGCAAGGCCGGGCTCGCGCGGAATGCAGGGCAGGAAGGCGACGTCCACCTTCCCCGCGAGCACGTCGCCCGCCCCCGCGTTCACCGAGGCCTCGATGGTCACGCCCGGGACCGCCTCGGCGTACTCCGCGATCTGGCGGTTGAGATAGAAGCGCCCGATCCCCACGGGGGTGGAAAGCCGGATCACCCGCCGTCCGCCCTCAGGGCTGAGCGCGAACCGCTCGAAGCCGTCCCACTGGGCAAGCAGCGGCCGCAGCCTCGAGATCACGGCCCGCCCTTCCGGCGTGGGGACGATGGGCCGGACCGCGCGGTCGAGCAGCCTCACGCCCAGGTCGCGCTCGAGCGAGGCGACCGTGCGGCTCACGTAGGCCGCGTCCGCGTCGAGCTCGAGCGAGGCGCAGCTCACGCTGCCGCAGTCCGCGACGCGCAGAAAGATGCGCCAGGGGCGAAGGGAGCTGAAGGGATCCGCCATGGATGCGCCAGAAATCCTTCCACTTGAAAGGAAGGGAGAAAGGGAAATACGCTTTGAGGCGATCTTAACGCCGGAAGCCGGGAGCCGAAGCGCCCTTTTTTCCC includes:
- a CDS encoding LysR family transcriptional regulator, which translates into the protein MADPFSSLRPWRIFLRVADCGSVSCASLELDADAAYVSRTVASLERDLGVRLLDRAVRPIVPTPEGRAVISRLRPLLAQWDGFERFALSPEGGRRVIRLSTPVGIGRFYLNRQIAEYAEAVPGVTIEASVNAGAGDVLAGKVDVAFLPCIPREPGLAVYPAMTGFTMPLAAPRYIARRGLPRSPEELVSHTGIVKCGEGFPAADHLVRGTERRLVFWKRMVRHTDMLNIKDVVVKGYGIALDLPLGMALEEIRSGGLVQVLDGWHRDFWYYSVVTREADGADTQIGRFAAWYARRATREIEERRRRGFELLGLDESKL